A genomic segment from Sciurus carolinensis chromosome 1, mSciCar1.2, whole genome shotgun sequence encodes:
- the Lrrc8b gene encoding volume-regulated anion channel subunit LRRC8B yields the protein MITLTELKCLADAQSSYHILKPWWDVFWYYITLIMLLVAVLAGALQLTQSRVLCCLPCKVEFDNHCAVPWDILKASANTSSNFGTPLPLPLRIQNDLHRQQYSYIDAVCYEKQLHWFAKFFPYLVLLHTLIFAACSNFWLHYPSTSSRLEHFVAILHKCFDSPWTTRALSETVAEQSVRPLKVSKSKTLLSSSGCSADVDSSKQSLPYPQSGLESASIESPTSSVLDKKEGEQAKAIFEKVKRFRLHVEQKDIIYRVYLKQIIVKVILFVMIITYVPYFLTYITLEIDCSIDVQAFTGYKRYQCVYSLAEIFKVLASFYVILVILYGLTSSYSLWWMLRSSLKQYSFEALREKSNYSDIPDVKNDFAFILHLADQYDPLYSKRFSIFLSEVSENKLKQINLNNEWTVEKLKSKLVKNSHDKIELHLFMLSGLPDNVFELTEMEVLSLELIPEVKLPSAVSQLVNLKELHVYHSSLVVDHPALAFLEENLKILRLKFTEMGKLPRWVFHLKNLKELYLSGCVLPEQLSTMQLEGFQDLKNLRTLYLKSSLSRIPQVVTDLLPSLQKLSLDNEGSKLVVLNNLKKMVNLKSLELISCDLERIPHSIFSLNNLHELDLKENNLKTVEEIISFQHLQNLSCLKLWHNNIAYIPAQIGALSNLEQLSLDHNNIENLPLQLFLCTKLHYLDLSYNHLTFIPEEIQYLSNLQYFAVTNNNIETLPDGLFQCKKLQCLLLGRNSLTDLSPHVGELSNLTHLELIGNYLETLPPELEGCQSLKRSCLIVEDSLLNTLPLPVTERLQTCLDKC from the exons ATGATTACACTAACAGAGCTAAAATGCTTAGCAGACGCCCAGTCATCTTATCACATCTTAAAGCCATGGTGGGATGTCTTCTGGTATTACATCACCCTGATCATGCTGTTGGTGGCTGTACTGGCCGGAGCTCTCCAGCTTACACAGAGCAGGGTCCTGTGCTGTCTTCCGTGCAAAGTGGAATTCGACAATCACTGCGCTGTGCCTTGGGACATCCTAAAAGCCAGCGCGAACACGTCCTCTAATTTTGGGACACCACTTCCGCTCCCCCTCCGAATCCAGAATGACCTCCACCGACAGCAGTACTCCTACATCGACGCAGTCTGTTATGAGAAACAGCTCCATTGGTTTGCAAAGTTTTTCCCCTACCTGGTGCTCTTGCACACACTTATCTTTGCAGCCTGCAGCAACTTTTGGCTTCACTACCCCAGCACCAGCTCTAGGCTGGAGCATTTCGTGGCCATCCTTCACAAGTGCTTCGATTCTCCATGGACCACCCGCGCCCTGTCAGAAACAGTGGCTGAGCAGTCAGTGAGGCCCCTGAAAGTCTCCAAGTCCAAGACTTTGCTTTCGTCCTCTGGGTGTTCAGCTGACGTTGACTCCAGCAAGCAGTCACTGCCCTACCCACAGTCAGGTTTGGAGTCAGCCAGCATAGAAAGCCCAACTTCCAGTGTCCTGGACAAGAAGGAAGGTGAACAGGCAAAGGCCATCTTTGAGAAAGTGAAAAGGTTCCGTCTGCATGTGGAGCAGAAGGACATCATTTACCGGGTGTATCTGAAGCAGATAATAGTCAAAGTCATTTTGTTTGTCATGATCATAACGTACGTTCCATATTTTTTAACCTACATTACTCTTGAAATTGACTGTTCAATTGATGTGCAGGCTTTTACGGGATATAAACGCTACCAGTGTGTCTACTCCTTGGCAGAAATATTTAAGGTCCTGGCTTCATTCTATGTCATTTTGGTAATACTATACGGTCTCACCTCCTCCTACAGCTTATGGTGGATGCTGAGGAGTTCCCTGAAGCAATATTCCTTTGAGGCGTTAAGAGAAAAAAGCAACTATAGCGATATCCCGGACGTCAAGAATGACTTTGCATTCATCCTCCATCTAGCTGATCAGTATGATCCTCTTTATTCCAAACGCTTCTCCATATTCCTGTCAGAGGTTAGTGAGAACAAACTGAAGCAGATCAACCTCAACAACGAATGGACAGTTGAGAAACTGAAAAGTAAGCTTGTGAAAAACTCCCACGACAAGATAGAGCTGCATCTCTTTATGCTCAGTGGTCTTCCGGACAATGTCTTTGAGTTAACGGAAATGGAAGTGCTCAGCCTGGAGCTGATCCCCGAGGTCAAGCTGCCCTCTGCAGTCTCACAGCTGGTCAACCTCAAGGAGCTTCATGTGTACCATTCATCCCTGGTGGTAGACCATCCTGCACTAGCCTTTTTAGAGGAGAATTTAAAAATCCTCCGCCTAAAATTTACTGAAATGGGAAAACTCCCACGCTGGGTATTTCACCTGAAGAATCTCAAGGAGCTTTACCTGTCAGGCTGTGTTCTCCCTGAGCAGTTGAGTACCATGCAGCTGGAGGGCTTTCAGGACCTAAAAAACCTAAGGACCCTCTACCTAAAGAGTAGTCTGTCCCGGATCCCCCAGGTTGTCACAGACCTCCTGCCTTCACTGCAGAAGCTGTCCCTTGACAACGAGGGAAGCAAACTGGTCGTGCTGAACAACTTAAAAAAGATGGTCAATCTGAAAAGCCTAGAACTGATCAGCTGTGACCTGGAACGCATTCCACACTCCATTTTTAGCCTGAACAATTTGCATGAGTTAGACCTAAAGGAAAATAACCTTAAAACTGTGGAAGAGATCATTAGCTTTCAGCATCTTCAGAATCTTTCCTGCTTAAAATTGTGGCATAATAACATTGCTTATATCCCTGCCCAGATCGGAGCATTATCTAACCTAGAGCAGCTCTCTTTGGATCATAATAACATTGAGAATCTGCCCTTGCAGCTTTTTCTATGCACCAAACTACATTACTTGGATCTAAGCTATAACCACCTGACCTTCATTCCAGAAGAAATCCAGTATCTGAGTAATTTGCAGTACTTTGCTGTGACCAACAACAAT ATCGAGACACTGCCAGATGGACTATTTCAGTGTAAGAAGTTGCAATGTTTACTCTTGGGGAGAAATAGCCTGACGGATTTGTCCCCTCACGTAGGTGAGCTGTCGAACCTCACTCATCTGGAGCTCATTGGTAATTACCTGGAAACGCTGCCTCCGGAGCTGGAAGGGTGTCAGTCCCTGAAACGGAGCTGTCTGATTGTGGAGGATAGTTTGCTCAATACTCTTCCTCTCCCTGTGACAGAACGTTTGCAGACTTGCTTAGATAAATGTTGA